Proteins encoded together in one Streptomyces sp. NBC_01216 window:
- a CDS encoding peptidoglycan D,D-transpeptidase FtsI family protein, whose product MPPKEPPRRRVPGPARPASSRSGSARRTARPAASRSAASRPGPARRPSSRPASRPRTIRLGNPKPRLRLISLGLTLVMLAFVVRLLQVQAVDASAYAAKAERARYQEYTLSADRGEITDRAGIALATSVDAYDITADPKLFTPEDSKVQDAPEQAAALLAPILGKEPAELVEKLRTPKSRYTMLARKQTPQVWRQIKDLKKVYAQKARPSRGGNGVSILAGVISEPSTKRVYPNGELAAGILGFVNAEGRGAGGLESMLDEELAGKDGKIRFAQSGGRRVPTAGSRGTPAVPGSDIELTIDRDIQWAAQQAITEQVEKSRADRGYVIVQDTRTGEVLAMANAPGFDPNDLSAANAAAMGNASLQDAYEPGSTSKVMSMAAVLEEGAATAGTHVTVPNRLHRGDRLFKDDIDHPTWYLTLNGVLAKSSNIGTILATGQLGRNQSESNRILYSYLRAFGIGTPTGLGYPGETRGILAKPQDWSTSQQYTIPFGQGLSVNAMQATSVYSTIANGGVRIEPTLVRGTKGPDGRFTPAPAPRQTRVVSEKTAKTLAQMLESVVGDEEGTGTKARIPGYRVAGKTGTANRVDPELGRYKGYTASFAGFAPADAPRITVYCAIQNPTKGSYFGGQICGPIYKKVMEFALKTLHVAPTGSEPAGLPVTFKASE is encoded by the coding sequence GTGCCCCCCAAGGAGCCCCCGCGCCGGCGGGTACCCGGACCCGCCCGGCCCGCCTCCTCCCGGTCCGGCTCCGCCCGCCGTACCGCCCGGCCCGCCGCGTCGCGCTCCGCGGCGTCCCGTCCCGGCCCGGCCCGGCGCCCCTCCTCCCGTCCCGCGAGCCGGCCGCGCACGATCAGGCTCGGCAACCCCAAGCCCCGGCTGCGGCTCATCTCCCTGGGGCTGACCCTGGTGATGCTGGCCTTCGTCGTCCGGCTGCTCCAGGTGCAGGCCGTCGACGCCAGCGCGTACGCCGCCAAGGCCGAGCGGGCCCGCTACCAGGAGTACACGCTCTCCGCGGACCGCGGCGAGATCACCGACCGCGCCGGGATCGCCCTGGCCACCAGCGTCGACGCCTACGACATCACCGCCGACCCCAAGCTGTTCACCCCCGAGGACAGCAAGGTCCAGGACGCCCCGGAACAGGCCGCCGCCCTCCTCGCGCCGATCCTCGGCAAGGAGCCGGCCGAACTGGTCGAGAAACTCCGCACCCCCAAGTCCCGCTACACCATGCTCGCCCGCAAACAGACCCCGCAGGTGTGGAGGCAGATCAAGGACCTCAAGAAGGTCTACGCGCAGAAGGCCAGGCCCTCGCGGGGCGGCAACGGCGTCAGCATCCTGGCCGGCGTCATCAGCGAGCCCAGCACCAAGCGCGTGTACCCCAACGGAGAACTCGCCGCCGGGATACTGGGCTTCGTCAACGCCGAGGGCCGCGGCGCGGGCGGCCTGGAGTCGATGCTCGACGAGGAACTGGCCGGCAAGGACGGAAAGATCCGCTTCGCCCAGTCCGGCGGACGCCGGGTGCCCACGGCGGGCTCCCGGGGGACCCCGGCCGTACCCGGCTCGGACATCGAGCTGACCATCGACCGCGACATCCAGTGGGCCGCCCAGCAGGCCATCACCGAACAGGTGGAGAAGTCCCGCGCCGACCGCGGCTACGTGATAGTCCAGGACACGCGGACCGGCGAGGTGCTGGCCATGGCCAACGCTCCCGGCTTCGACCCCAACGACCTGTCCGCGGCCAACGCCGCCGCGATGGGCAACGCCTCTCTCCAGGACGCCTACGAACCCGGCTCCACCAGCAAGGTGATGTCCATGGCCGCCGTCCTGGAGGAGGGTGCGGCGACCGCCGGCACCCACGTCACCGTCCCCAACCGGCTGCACCGCGGCGACCGGCTCTTCAAGGACGACATCGACCACCCCACCTGGTACCTGACCCTCAACGGGGTCCTCGCCAAGTCCAGCAACATCGGCACCATCCTGGCCACCGGCCAGCTCGGCCGGAACCAGTCCGAGTCCAACCGGATCCTCTACTCCTATCTGCGCGCGTTCGGCATCGGTACTCCCACCGGGCTCGGGTACCCAGGCGAGACCCGGGGCATCCTCGCCAAGCCCCAGGACTGGTCGACCTCGCAGCAGTACACGATCCCCTTCGGCCAGGGGCTCTCCGTCAACGCCATGCAGGCCACCTCCGTCTACTCGACCATCGCCAACGGCGGCGTCCGGATCGAGCCCACCCTCGTGCGCGGCACCAAGGGACCGGACGGCCGCTTCACGCCCGCGCCCGCGCCCCGCCAGACCCGCGTGGTCAGCGAGAAGACCGCCAAGACCCTCGCGCAGATGCTGGAGTCGGTGGTCGGCGACGAGGAGGGCACCGGCACCAAGGCCCGCATCCCCGGCTACCGGGTCGCGGGCAAGACCGGTACGGCCAACCGGGTCGATCCCGAACTCGGCCGCTACAAGGGCTACACCGCCTCCTTCGCGGGTTTCGCGCCCGCCGACGCCCCGCGGATCACGGTCTACTGCGCCATCCAGAACCCGACCAAGGGCAGCTACTTCGGCGGCCAGATCTGCGGACCCATCTACAAGAAGGTCATGGAGTTCGCCCTCAAGACGCTCCATGTCGCCCCGACGGGCAGCGAGCCCGCGGGGCTGCCGGTGACCTTCAAGGCCAGCGAGTGA
- a CDS encoding UDP-N-acetylmuramoyl-tripeptide--D-alanyl-D-alanine ligase, whose amino-acid sequence MIALSLAEIAEIVGGQSYDIPEPAALVTGPVVIDSREVKPGSLFAAFAGEHVDGHDYAVRAVGAGATAVLAARPVGVPAIVVDDVQSALGALARTVVERLGTDVVALTGSAGKTSTKDLIAQVLQHHAPTVWTPGSLNNEIGLPLTALRADDGTRHLVLEMGARGIGHIRYLTGLTPPRIGLVLNVGTAHIGEFGGREQIAQAKGELVESLPSAENGGVAVLNADDPLVRAMASRTRARVTLFGESDEAVVRAENVRLAGNGQPSFKLRTPTGCGDVTLRLYGEHHVSNALAAAAVAHELGMPVEEIAIALSEAGTLSRWRMEVTERSDGVTIVNDAYNANPESMRAALRALAAMGRAARAQGGRTWAVLGKMAELGDASLVEHDAVGRLAVRLNVSKLVAVGDREASWLQLGAYNEGSWGEESVHVSDARAAVDLLRSELRPGDVVLVKASRSVGLEQVALALLDAESEVSGR is encoded by the coding sequence GTGATCGCCCTCTCCCTCGCCGAGATCGCCGAAATCGTCGGCGGGCAGTCGTACGACATACCGGAACCGGCCGCCCTCGTCACCGGTCCCGTCGTCATCGACTCCCGCGAGGTGAAGCCCGGCAGCCTCTTCGCCGCCTTCGCCGGCGAGCACGTCGACGGCCACGACTACGCGGTCCGCGCCGTCGGGGCGGGTGCGACGGCCGTCCTGGCCGCGCGGCCCGTCGGTGTGCCCGCCATCGTCGTGGACGATGTCCAGAGCGCACTCGGAGCACTCGCCCGCACGGTCGTCGAACGCCTCGGCACCGACGTCGTCGCACTCACCGGCTCCGCCGGCAAGACCTCCACCAAGGACCTCATCGCCCAGGTCCTGCAGCACCACGCGCCCACCGTGTGGACACCCGGATCGCTCAACAACGAGATCGGGCTGCCGCTCACCGCGCTGCGCGCCGACGACGGCACCCGGCACCTGGTCCTCGAAATGGGCGCCCGCGGCATCGGGCACATCCGCTACCTCACCGGACTGACCCCGCCGCGCATCGGACTCGTCCTCAACGTCGGCACCGCCCACATCGGAGAGTTCGGCGGCCGGGAGCAGATCGCCCAGGCCAAGGGAGAACTCGTCGAGTCCCTGCCGTCCGCCGAGAACGGCGGCGTCGCCGTCCTGAACGCGGACGATCCGCTGGTCCGGGCGATGGCCTCCCGCACCCGCGCGCGCGTGACGCTCTTCGGGGAGTCGGACGAAGCGGTCGTACGCGCCGAGAACGTCCGGCTCGCAGGTAACGGACAGCCCTCTTTCAAACTCCGCACACCCACCGGGTGCGGGGACGTGACCTTGCGCCTGTACGGTGAGCACCACGTGTCGAACGCGCTCGCCGCGGCCGCCGTCGCGCACGAGCTGGGCATGCCCGTGGAGGAGATCGCCATCGCGCTCTCCGAGGCAGGCACCCTTTCGCGCTGGCGCATGGAGGTCACCGAGCGTTCGGACGGCGTGACGATCGTCAACGACGCCTACAACGCCAACCCCGAGTCCATGCGGGCCGCCCTGCGCGCCCTCGCGGCCATGGGGCGGGCGGCACGGGCCCAGGGGGGCCGTACGTGGGCGGTGCTCGGCAAGATGGCCGAGCTCGGTGACGCGTCGCTCGTCGAGCACGACGCGGTCGGACGGCTCGCCGTCCGGCTCAACGTCAGCAAGCTCGTCGCGGTCGGGGACAGGGAAGCGTCCTGGTTGCAACTGGGCGCATATAACGAGGGTTCGTGGGGTGAGGAGTCGGTGCACGTGTCCGACGCGCGGGCGGCGGTCGACCTGTTGCGCAGTGAGCTGCGCCCGGGAGACGTCGTGCTGGTGAAGGCGTCCAGGTCGGTCGGCCTCGAACAGGTCGCCCTGGCACTGCTCGACGCCGAGAGCGAGGTTTCCGGCCGATGA
- the mraY gene encoding phospho-N-acetylmuramoyl-pentapeptide-transferase: protein MRQILFAGAIGLFLTLIGTPLLIKLLARKGYGQFIRDDGPRGHAGKKGTPTMGGISFILATLIAYALAKVITGESVSYSGVLVLFLMAGMGLVGFLDDYIKIVKQRSLGLRAKAKMAGQLIVGIAFAVLSLQFADLRGLTPASTKLSFITDFGWAIGPVLFVVWALFMILAMSNGVNLTDGLDGLATGASVMVFGAYTFIGLWQFQESCVNATTLTNPNACFEVRDPLDLAVVASALMGACFGFLWWNTSPAKIFMGDTGSLALGGALAGLAICSRTELLLALLGGLFVMITMSVVIQVGSFKMTGKRVFRMAPLQHHFELKGWSEVLVVVRFWIIQGMCVIVGLGLFYAGWAAEK, encoded by the coding sequence ATGAGGCAGATCCTCTTCGCGGGGGCCATCGGGCTCTTCCTGACCCTGATCGGCACCCCGCTGCTCATCAAGCTCCTGGCGCGCAAGGGGTACGGGCAGTTCATCCGCGACGACGGCCCGCGCGGCCACGCCGGCAAGAAGGGCACGCCCACCATGGGCGGCATCTCCTTCATCCTGGCCACGCTCATCGCGTACGCGCTGGCCAAGGTCATCACCGGCGAGTCCGTCTCCTACTCCGGCGTGCTGGTCCTCTTCCTGATGGCCGGCATGGGCCTGGTCGGCTTCCTCGACGACTACATCAAGATCGTCAAGCAGCGTTCGCTGGGCCTGCGGGCCAAGGCGAAGATGGCCGGCCAGCTGATCGTCGGCATCGCCTTCGCCGTGCTCTCGCTGCAGTTCGCCGACTTGCGCGGACTCACCCCGGCCTCTACCAAGCTCTCCTTCATCACCGACTTCGGCTGGGCCATCGGCCCGGTGCTGTTCGTGGTCTGGGCGCTGTTCATGATCCTCGCCATGTCCAACGGCGTGAACCTGACGGACGGTCTGGACGGCCTGGCCACCGGCGCGTCGGTGATGGTCTTCGGCGCCTACACCTTCATCGGGCTCTGGCAGTTCCAGGAATCCTGCGTCAATGCCACCACGCTCACCAACCCGAACGCCTGTTTCGAGGTCCGCGACCCCCTCGACCTCGCGGTCGTCGCCTCCGCGCTGATGGGCGCCTGCTTCGGCTTCCTGTGGTGGAACACCTCGCCCGCCAAGATCTTCATGGGGGACACCGGCTCGCTGGCCCTCGGCGGTGCGCTCGCCGGCCTCGCCATCTGCTCCCGTACGGAGCTGCTGCTCGCCCTGCTCGGCGGGCTCTTCGTGATGATCACGATGTCCGTGGTCATCCAGGTCGGCTCCTTCAAGATGACCGGCAAGCGGGTCTTCCGGATGGCTCCCCTCCAGCACCACTTCGAACTCAAGGGGTGGTCCGAGGTCCTGGTCGTCGTCCGGTTCTGGATCATCCAGGGCATGTGCGTGATCGTGGGCCTGGGCCTCTTCTACGCGGGATGGGCAGCCGAGAAGTGA
- a CDS encoding FtsB family cell division protein: protein MPSGPSTAARTPFVLLVVVLLGGGLITLLLLNSALNQGSFKLSELRKKTTELTDEEQALQRDVDDRSAPDSLERRARELGMVPGGSPAFLDSDGTVRGEPSLATAPAVEPAPTPAGPPAGEPPAAAASAVPEPSASPSADTAGQPPEKSPDPPRTTAPTPTRSGR from the coding sequence ATGCCGTCGGGGCCGAGCACCGCCGCCCGCACCCCCTTCGTCCTGCTCGTCGTCGTGCTGCTCGGCGGCGGTCTGATCACCCTGCTGCTGCTCAACTCCGCCCTCAACCAGGGCTCCTTCAAGCTCAGCGAACTCAGGAAGAAGACCACCGAACTGACCGACGAGGAGCAGGCCCTCCAGCGGGACGTGGACGACCGGTCCGCGCCCGACTCCCTGGAGCGGCGGGCCCGCGAGCTCGGCATGGTCCCGGGAGGCAGCCCGGCCTTCCTCGACTCCGACGGCACCGTCCGCGGCGAGCCCTCCCTGGCGACCGCCCCCGCCGTCGAACCGGCACCCACGCCGGCCGGCCCACCCGCCGGGGAGCCCCCCGCCGCCGCGGCGTCCGCCGTACCGGAGCCGTCCGCGAGCCCCTCCGCGGACACGGCCGGGCAGCCGCCCGAGAAGAGCCCCGACCCCCCGCGGACGACCGCGCCCACCCCGACCCGATCCGGCAGGTGA
- a CDS encoding beta-class carbonic anhydrase: MSTSAHPSPAAADAVRTPGAVTDRLIEANAKYAAAFTDPGMDARPVLNVAVVACMDARLDLHSALGLALGDCHTIRNAGGVVTDDVIRSLTISQRALGTRSVVLIHHTGCGLESLTEEFRHDLEMEIGQRPPWAVEAFRDVEQDVRQSMQRVRTSPFLLHTDDVRGFVFDVTSGLLREIDPV, translated from the coding sequence ATGTCGACTTCTGCGCACCCCTCCCCCGCCGCCGCCGACGCCGTACGGACGCCCGGAGCGGTCACCGACCGTCTCATCGAGGCGAACGCGAAGTACGCCGCCGCGTTCACCGACCCCGGCATGGACGCGCGTCCCGTCCTGAACGTCGCCGTCGTCGCGTGCATGGACGCCCGCCTCGACCTGCACAGCGCCCTGGGCCTCGCGCTCGGCGACTGCCACACCATCCGCAACGCGGGCGGTGTGGTCACCGACGACGTGATCCGTTCCCTCACGATCAGCCAGCGGGCGCTCGGGACGCGCAGCGTCGTCCTGATCCACCACACGGGCTGTGGCCTGGAATCGCTCACCGAGGAGTTCCGTCATGACCTGGAGATGGAGATCGGCCAGCGTCCGCCGTGGGCGGTCGAGGCGTTCCGCGACGTCGAGCAGGACGTCCGGCAGTCGATGCAGCGGGTCAGGACCTCTCCCTTCCTGCTCCACACGGACGACGTCCGGGGCTTCGTCTTCGACGTGACGAGCGGCCTGCTCCGCGAGATCGACCCGGTGTGA
- the rsmH gene encoding 16S rRNA (cytosine(1402)-N(4))-methyltransferase RsmH has protein sequence MSNDRHVPVMLQRCLDMLAPPLERPGAVVVDCTLGLGGHSEALLKRFPEVRLIALDRDKEALRLSGERLAPYGERATLVHAVYDELPEVLDRLGVPRVDGVLFDLGVSSMQLDEADRGFAYAQDAPLDMRMDQTTGVSAAEVLNTYPPGELVRILRAYGEEKQAKRIVSAIVRERDREPFGNSARLVELIRDSLPQAAKRTGGNPAKRTFQALRIEVNGELTVLEQAVPAAVKALAVHGRIAVLSYHSLEDRLVKQVFAAGAATTAPPGLPVVPERYQPRLRLLTRGAELPTEEEIAENRRATPARLRGAERIREDEIS, from the coding sequence TTGAGCAACGACCGACACGTCCCGGTGATGCTCCAGCGGTGCCTGGACATGTTGGCCCCGCCCCTGGAGCGCCCCGGCGCGGTCGTCGTCGACTGCACCCTCGGCCTGGGCGGCCACAGCGAGGCGCTGCTGAAGCGCTTCCCCGAGGTGCGGCTGATCGCCCTCGACCGGGACAAGGAGGCGCTGCGTCTCTCCGGCGAGCGGCTCGCCCCCTACGGGGAGCGCGCCACGCTCGTGCACGCCGTGTACGACGAACTGCCCGAGGTCCTCGACCGACTCGGCGTCCCGCGCGTCGACGGCGTCCTCTTCGACCTGGGTGTCTCCTCCATGCAGCTCGACGAGGCCGACCGCGGCTTCGCCTACGCGCAGGACGCCCCGCTCGACATGCGCATGGACCAGACGACCGGAGTGAGCGCGGCCGAGGTCCTCAACACCTACCCGCCCGGCGAGCTCGTCCGCATCCTGCGCGCGTACGGCGAGGAGAAGCAGGCCAAACGCATCGTCTCCGCGATCGTGCGGGAGCGCGACAGGGAGCCGTTCGGCAACAGCGCCCGCCTGGTCGAACTCATCCGCGACTCCCTGCCGCAGGCGGCCAAGCGCACCGGCGGCAACCCGGCCAAGCGCACCTTCCAGGCCCTGCGCATCGAGGTCAACGGCGAACTCACCGTCCTCGAACAGGCCGTCCCGGCCGCGGTGAAGGCCCTCGCGGTGCACGGCAGGATCGCGGTGCTGTCCTACCACTCACTGGAGGACCGCCTGGTCAAGCAGGTCTTCGCGGCCGGCGCGGCGACCACGGCGCCGCCCGGTCTGCCCGTCGTCCCCGAGCGTTACCAGCCGCGTCTGAGACTCCTCACCCGCGGCGCCGAACTCCCCACGGAGGAGGAGATCGCCGAGAACCGCCGCGCGACCCCGGCCCGGCTGCGGGGCGCGGAGCGCATCCGGGAGGACGAGATCTCGTGA
- the murD gene encoding UDP-N-acetylmuramoyl-L-alanine--D-glutamate ligase, giving the protein MGSREVTTDQHDADWRGKRVTVAGLGVSGIPAARVLHGLGAVVTVVNDGDDERSRAQAAELEAAGVTVRLGDGATLPEGTELIVTTPGWPPDKPLFTAAAEAGVAIWGDVELAWRLRGRGGAEPAPWLAVTGTNGKTTTVRMLASILEAAGLRTAAVGNIGVSLLDAVLGEETYDVLAVELSSYQLHWAPSLRAHSAAVLNLAPDHLDWHGSMEAYAADKGRIYEGNTVACVYNVADKATEDLVREADVEEGCRAIGFTLGTPGPSQLGVVDDILVDRAFVADRQKQAQELAQTADVTPPAPHNIANALAAAALARAFGVEPRAVRDGLRAFRPDPHRIELVEEIEGVVYVDDSKATNTHAAEASLASYDPIVWIAGGLAKGATFDELVSHSAKRLRAAVLIGADRALIREALARHAPEVPVVDLDRTDTGAMSVAVREAARLAQPGDTVLLAPACASMDMFANYNKRGEAFAEAVRALATTGHA; this is encoded by the coding sequence ATGGGCAGCCGAGAAGTGACCACGGATCAGCACGACGCCGACTGGCGGGGCAAGCGCGTCACCGTCGCCGGGCTGGGCGTCAGCGGCATTCCCGCCGCCCGCGTCCTGCACGGTCTCGGCGCGGTCGTGACCGTCGTCAACGACGGCGACGACGAGCGCTCCCGCGCTCAGGCGGCCGAACTGGAGGCGGCGGGCGTCACCGTGCGCCTCGGGGACGGGGCGACCCTGCCGGAAGGCACCGAGCTGATCGTCACCACGCCGGGCTGGCCGCCCGACAAGCCCCTCTTCACCGCCGCCGCCGAGGCTGGCGTCGCGATCTGGGGCGACGTCGAACTCGCCTGGCGCCTCCGCGGCCGGGGCGGTGCGGAACCGGCCCCCTGGCTCGCGGTCACCGGCACCAACGGCAAGACCACGACCGTCCGCATGCTCGCCTCCATCCTGGAGGCGGCCGGCCTGCGCACCGCCGCCGTCGGCAACATCGGCGTCTCGCTCCTGGACGCCGTCCTCGGCGAGGAGACGTACGACGTGCTCGCCGTCGAGCTCTCCAGCTACCAGCTCCACTGGGCGCCCTCGCTGCGTGCCCACTCGGCCGCCGTGCTCAACCTGGCGCCCGACCACCTCGACTGGCACGGCTCCATGGAGGCGTACGCCGCCGACAAGGGCCGGATCTACGAGGGCAACACCGTCGCCTGCGTCTACAACGTCGCCGACAAGGCCACCGAGGACCTGGTCCGGGAGGCCGACGTCGAGGAGGGCTGCCGGGCGATCGGCTTCACCCTGGGCACCCCCGGCCCCTCCCAGCTCGGTGTCGTCGACGACATCCTGGTCGACCGGGCGTTCGTCGCCGACCGGCAGAAGCAGGCGCAGGAGCTGGCCCAGACCGCGGACGTGACGCCCCCGGCCCCGCACAACATCGCCAACGCCCTCGCCGCCGCCGCCCTCGCCCGCGCCTTCGGCGTGGAGCCCCGGGCGGTCCGGGACGGACTGCGGGCCTTCCGGCCCGACCCGCACCGCATCGAACTGGTCGAGGAGATCGAGGGCGTCGTGTACGTCGACGACTCCAAGGCCACCAACACCCACGCGGCCGAAGCCTCGTTGGCGTCCTACGACCCGATCGTGTGGATCGCCGGCGGCCTCGCCAAGGGGGCCACCTTCGACGAACTCGTCAGCCACTCGGCGAAGCGGCTGCGGGCGGCCGTCCTGATCGGCGCGGACCGTGCCCTGATCCGCGAAGCCCTGGCACGACACGCCCCCGAGGTCCCGGTGGTGGACCTCGACCGGACCGACACTGGGGCGATGTCCGTGGCGGTCCGCGAGGCGGCCCGCCTCGCCCAGCCCGGTGACACGGTCCTGCTGGCCCCGGCCTGTGCCTCGATGGACATGTTCGCCAACTACAACAAGCGGGGCGAGGCGTTCGCGGAGGCCGTCCGCGCCCTCGCCACGACCGGGCACGCCTGA
- a CDS encoding UDP-N-acetylmuramoyl-L-alanyl-D-glutamate--2,6-diaminopimelate ligase, whose protein sequence is MTTTTPDSGDRKSNVGDARPSFGSAAGAPGTLTAVPHADQYRNAMPRPEQARPTHLGDLAARLGIETSAAAEVSGITHDSRAVRPGDVYAALPGARLHGADFAAQAAGLGAAAILTDPSGAERAAATGLPVLVVEDPRGRMGELAAEVYGRPGTDLLRIGITGTSGKTTTAYLVEGGLRAAGHRTGLVGTVEMRIGDERIKSERTTPEATDLQALFAVMRERGVDAVAMEVSSHALVLGRVDGCVFDVSVFNNLSPEHMEFHSDMEDYFQAKAKLFTPERSRRGVVNLDDAYGRRLAREATVPVVTFSAAGDPGADWRAEDVVLGAADSAFTVVGPAGERIPATAPLPGPFNVANTLAAIVTLAVAGADPRTVADGVAAVPGVPGRLERVDAGQPYLAVVDYAHKTDAVESVLRSLREVTEGRLHIVLGCGGDRDITKRGPMGAAAARLADTAVLTSDNPRSEDPLAILLAMLTGAAEVPGDQRGDVLVDADRAAAIAAAVARARPGDTVLVAGKGHEQGQDIAGEVRPFDDRRILREAIERSLKNSQG, encoded by the coding sequence ATGACCACGACCACCCCCGATTCCGGCGACCGCAAATCGAACGTCGGCGACGCCCGGCCCTCTTTTGGCTCCGCGGCGGGTGCGCCCGGTACGCTCACCGCCGTGCCACACGCTGATCAGTACCGAAACGCCATGCCCCGCCCGGAGCAGGCCCGCCCCACACACCTGGGCGATCTGGCCGCCCGGCTCGGCATCGAGACCTCCGCGGCCGCTGAGGTCTCGGGCATCACCCACGACTCCCGGGCCGTGCGTCCCGGGGACGTCTACGCGGCCCTCCCCGGCGCCCGGCTCCACGGCGCCGACTTCGCCGCCCAGGCCGCCGGACTGGGCGCCGCCGCGATCCTCACCGACCCCTCCGGCGCCGAACGCGCCGCGGCGACCGGTCTGCCGGTCCTGGTGGTGGAGGACCCGCGCGGACGCATGGGCGAACTCGCCGCCGAGGTGTACGGACGGCCGGGCACGGACCTGCTGCGGATCGGCATCACCGGCACCTCCGGCAAGACCACCACGGCCTACCTCGTCGAAGGCGGCCTGAGAGCGGCCGGGCACCGGACCGGCCTGGTCGGCACCGTCGAGATGCGGATCGGCGACGAGCGCATCAAGTCCGAGCGGACCACCCCCGAGGCCACCGACCTCCAGGCCCTCTTCGCGGTCATGCGCGAACGCGGGGTCGACGCCGTGGCGATGGAGGTCTCCAGCCACGCGCTCGTGCTCGGCCGGGTCGACGGCTGCGTCTTCGACGTCTCCGTCTTCAACAACCTCAGCCCGGAGCACATGGAGTTCCACTCCGACATGGAGGACTACTTCCAGGCCAAGGCGAAGCTGTTCACGCCCGAACGCAGCCGGCGTGGCGTGGTGAACCTCGACGACGCCTACGGCCGCCGGCTCGCCAGGGAGGCCACCGTCCCGGTCGTCACCTTCTCCGCCGCGGGCGACCCCGGCGCCGACTGGAGGGCGGAGGACGTCGTCCTGGGCGCCGCCGACTCCGCCTTCACCGTCGTCGGCCCGGCCGGGGAGCGCATCCCGGCGACCGCCCCGCTGCCCGGCCCCTTCAACGTCGCCAACACCCTGGCCGCGATCGTCACCCTCGCCGTCGCCGGGGCCGACCCGCGGACCGTCGCGGACGGCGTCGCCGCCGTGCCGGGCGTCCCGGGCCGCCTGGAGCGCGTCGACGCCGGCCAGCCCTATCTGGCCGTCGTCGACTACGCCCACAAGACCGACGCCGTCGAATCGGTGCTGCGCTCGCTGCGCGAGGTCACCGAAGGCCGCCTCCACATCGTCCTCGGCTGCGGCGGCGACCGCGACATCACCAAGCGCGGCCCGATGGGCGCCGCGGCGGCCCGGCTGGCCGACACCGCCGTGCTGACCTCCGACAACCCCCGCTCCGAGGACCCGCTGGCGATCCTCCTCGCCATGCTGACCGGCGCGGCGGAGGTACCCGGCGACCAGCGCGGCGACGTGCTGGTCGACGCCGACCGGGCCGCCGCCATCGCCGCGGCCGTGGCCCGAGCCCGCCCCGGCGACACCGTGCTCGTCGCCGGCAAGGGCCATGAACAGGGCCAGGACATCGCCGGGGAGGTCCGCCCCTTCGACGACCGCCGGATCCTGCGTGAAGCGATTGAACGCAGCCTCAAGAACAGTCAGGGATAA